Genomic DNA from Klebsiella variicola:
GAGCGCCCGTCGCGACGCCCTCGGCGCCTTCGGCGGCCACTGGGATAACACGCCGTTTGCCAGCTCAGTAAACGGTTATCTGTTTAACAACTATGTCGCCGCCAGCGGCTCGACGCAGAAATCGCTCGGCCTGACGCTTAACCGGGTGGTCGACGGCAAACCGCAGTTTCAGGATAACTTTGTCACCCTCGCCAACCGCGCGGGTTTCCAGACCTGGTGGTTCTCCAACCAGGGGCAGATTGGCGAGTACGACACCGCTATCGCCAGCATCGCCAAACGTGCGGATGAAGTCCAGTTCCTGAAAAACGGCGATTTCGAGGCCAATAAAAATACTCAGGACGAGCAGTTATTAAAGCTGACCGAGCAGGTACTCTCTACGCAGCGCACCCAGCCGCAGCTGATTGTCCTGCATCTGATGGGCTCTCACCCGCAGGCCTGCGATCGGACCAAAGGCAAGTACACGGTTTTCGTCCAGTCGAAAGAGACCTCCTGTTATCTCTACAGCATGACGCAGACCGATTCGCTGCTGGCTAAGCTATACAGTCAGTTGCAAAACTCCGGCGATACCTTTTCACTGACCTACTTTTCCGATCATGGTCTGGCGTTCAAGGAGCGGGGAAAAGAGGTGCAGTATCTGGCGCATGACGATAAGTTCCAGCAGAACTTCCAGGTGCCGTTTATGGTGCTGTCCAGCGATGACAAAGCGCATAAAGTGATTAAAGCGCAGCGCTCAGCGAATGATTTCCTCAGTTTCTTCTCCCAGTGGACCGGGATCAAGGCGGCGGAAATCGTCCCGCGCTATCGTTTTATCTCTGAGCAAAAGGCCGGTCCGGTGTACATCACCAACTTCCAGCTGCAGAAGGTGGACTACGCTCACCTCGGTACCGATGAGTTCACCGTCAATTAATCGTGCAGGCCGGGCCAGTCGCTCAGGCTGGCCGGCAACAGGCAAAAAAAATCCGCCCCGAAAGGCGGATTTTTTATATCACCGGAGTGATTAGAAGCGGTAACCCACGCCAGCAATCCAGGTACCGACGTCAACGTTACGAATACGAGACTGCTCGTAGGAGAAGTCCAGAGCAACGTTTTCGATCGGGTTGAACTGCAGACCAGCACCGTAGGAGAAACCGTAGTCGCTCATATCGGATTTCTGGTTCGGGAAGTTGTTGTTCTGGAATTTACCGTAACCAACACCCACTACACCGTAGATGCTTGCCCAGTCGTTCAGACGGTAAGCCGGACCTGCGGTGATGCCGTAGTACTGACCTTTGTTGTAAGTACCGTTGCTGGTGTTATCCTTTTCGGTGTAGGTGAAGGAACCGATAACGCCCAGCGGGTTGTTATCTTGCTCGTAACGGTATTTCAGGTTGAAACCGCCAGCTTTGTTCGCTTTACCCTGCATGTCGCTCTGCGCGTAACCGCCGGTTACGGTAGAAGTTGCAGCAAATGCAGTGGTACCTACGGATGCAGCCAGAACAACGGCCAGTGCTGAAAGACGTGCAATTTTATTCATAACCACCTCAAATGTGTTTCTAATAAGTCCTAAGCCTTAAATATATCAAAAACTTTTGGGAAACTCTTTGGAGTTTACATTGTCTAACATACTTTTTCATGTAACCAAAAGTTTCCATATTTCTATAACAATATGGAAAACAACAATTTTTGGCGTTAACGTACATCTTAACGCTCATTAAGAAATTCGCAAGCATCCAGATTAATCTTAATCACCTGGCGAATTTCTCAGCAATGTGCGCCATTCTACTGTTTTTGCCTCTGTTTTTTTCAACATTAGCTCAACCGTCAGCA
This window encodes:
- a CDS encoding phosphoethanolamine transferase codes for the protein MNVTTLKDTLVARRLALNPWTGFYFLQSLLINLALGYEFSLLYTVAFTCVLHLLWRAFPRVQKGVVGAYSLLAALYYPFGQAYGAPNFNTLLALHATNVEESTEILTIFPWYNYLLAVFIFALGIIAVRRRIVEPSRWGKMETLGLLFSVGIFFLQPVQNLAWGGVFKVIDTGYPAFRFVKDVVVNNNEVLDEQARMAQLAGMKDSWHVLAVKPKYHLYVVVIGESARRDALGAFGGHWDNTPFASSVNGYLFNNYVAASGSTQKSLGLTLNRVVDGKPQFQDNFVTLANRAGFQTWWFSNQGQIGEYDTAIASIAKRADEVQFLKNGDFEANKNTQDEQLLKLTEQVLSTQRTQPQLIVLHLMGSHPQACDRTKGKYTVFVQSKETSCYLYSMTQTDSLLAKLYSQLQNSGDTFSLTYFSDHGLAFKERGKEVQYLAHDDKFQQNFQVPFMVLSSDDKAHKVIKAQRSANDFLSFFSQWTGIKAAEIVPRYRFISEQKAGPVYITNFQLQKVDYAHLGTDEFTVN
- the ompX gene encoding outer membrane protein OmpX, which gives rise to MNKIARLSALAVVLAASVGTTAFAATSTVTGGYAQSDMQGKANKAGGFNLKYRYEQDNNPLGVIGSFTYTEKDNTSNGTYNKGQYYGITAGPAYRLNDWASIYGVVGVGYGKFQNNNFPNQKSDMSDYGFSYGAGLQFNPIENVALDFSYEQSRIRNVDVGTWIAGVGYRF